From Kiloniellales bacterium, a single genomic window includes:
- a CDS encoding DUF262 domain-containing protein, whose amino-acid sequence MKAENRPLSDWFNRVRTGQVRLPRFQRYEVWGHAEVSSLLETVFRELPSGATLLLQVDEEEQFPSRSISGAPDPTEKCEEHLLDGQQRLTALWRCVNDLYDDRTYFVYFRADSDHDGAEMPCIYGQARWWKNGIRHPLWCDVPREVHGRGYLPLGLMRTDDDIFREIRKWCDLATANDLAESRELEDRILSMRKQMLSYNLPYLALPATTPPDVALDVFIKLNTTAVKLSTFDIMVARFEDETGQSLRQLASQLCHQVPAIERYLTPEDLILSAAAMREGRAPTQANYERLDLKRLHDEWPELVAGVRWAVGCLEQENVFDEARLPTVAVVPVLTALHADEALNLERKAGAKTLIRKYLWRAFLTRRYENSVSGRQLQDLNGLRYVLAGHADETEVPIFDHNQFPLPTVEELMLAGWPKRRDTLARGILAITLKGGAIDVADNEPVSAGHIRLRDYQHLYPYALLTGDGQMPNSECFQALNCVLMTWDLQRFLSAQKPRSLFKKRDKAADLSREVIMDRLGTHAVPIDHLPQESYAKIGDPDDRAEKIRVDYQAFLKARAEQLREAIEVLCDGEDWPGEGAARRPAKKTRAAS is encoded by the coding sequence ATGAAGGCGGAAAACCGTCCGCTGAGCGACTGGTTTAACCGGGTGCGCACCGGACAGGTGCGCCTGCCCCGATTCCAGCGTTACGAGGTTTGGGGCCACGCCGAGGTCAGCAGTCTCTTGGAGACGGTGTTCCGCGAGCTGCCGTCCGGCGCCACGCTGCTGCTGCAGGTGGACGAGGAGGAGCAGTTCCCGAGCCGGTCGATCTCCGGCGCGCCGGACCCGACCGAGAAGTGCGAGGAGCATCTTCTCGACGGCCAGCAGCGTCTGACCGCCTTGTGGCGCTGCGTCAACGACCTCTACGACGACCGCACCTACTTCGTCTACTTCCGGGCGGACAGCGACCACGACGGTGCCGAGATGCCCTGCATCTATGGACAGGCGCGCTGGTGGAAGAACGGCATCCGCCATCCGCTGTGGTGCGACGTGCCGAGGGAGGTCCACGGCCGCGGCTACCTGCCGCTCGGCCTGATGCGGACCGACGACGACATCTTCCGCGAGATCCGCAAGTGGTGCGACCTGGCGACCGCGAACGATCTGGCCGAGAGCCGGGAGCTGGAAGACCGCATCCTGTCGATGCGAAAGCAGATGTTGAGCTACAACCTGCCCTATCTGGCCCTGCCGGCGACCACGCCCCCCGACGTCGCCCTCGACGTCTTCATCAAGCTGAACACCACGGCGGTCAAGCTCTCGACCTTCGACATCATGGTCGCCCGCTTCGAGGACGAGACCGGCCAGTCGCTGCGCCAGCTGGCCAGCCAGCTGTGCCACCAGGTCCCGGCGATCGAGCGATATCTGACCCCAGAGGACCTCATTCTGAGCGCCGCCGCCATGCGCGAGGGCCGCGCGCCGACCCAGGCCAATTACGAGCGCCTCGACCTCAAGCGGCTCCACGACGAGTGGCCGGAGCTGGTCGCCGGCGTGCGCTGGGCCGTCGGCTGCCTCGAGCAGGAGAACGTGTTCGACGAGGCGCGCCTGCCCACGGTCGCCGTCGTGCCGGTCCTGACCGCGCTCCACGCCGACGAAGCGCTCAACCTGGAGCGCAAGGCCGGCGCCAAGACGCTGATCCGCAAGTACCTCTGGCGCGCCTTCCTGACCCGGCGCTACGAGAACTCGGTATCCGGCCGGCAGCTGCAGGACCTCAACGGTCTGCGCTATGTCCTCGCCGGCCACGCCGACGAGACCGAGGTGCCGATCTTCGATCACAACCAGTTCCCCTTGCCGACCGTCGAGGAGCTTATGCTCGCCGGCTGGCCCAAGCGCCGGGACACGCTGGCCCGCGGCATTCTCGCCATCACGCTCAAGGGGGGCGCCATCGACGTCGCCGACAACGAGCCGGTCTCGGCGGGGCACATACGATTGAGGGACTATCAGCACCTCTATCCCTATGCGCTCCTCACCGGCGACGGGCAGATGCCGAACTCAGAATGCTTTCAGGCACTCAACTGCGTGCTGATGACGTGGGACCTCCAACGGTTCCTCTCCGCCCAGAAACCGCGATCCCTGTTCAAGAAGCGCGACAAAGCGGCCGACCTCAGCCGTGAAGTCATCATGGACCGTCTCGGCACCCACGCCGTTCCGATCGACCACCTGCCGCAAGAGAGCTATGCCAAGATCGGCGACCCGGACGACCGTGCGGAGAAGATACGGGTCGACTACCAGGCCTTCCTCAAGGCCCGGGCGGAACAGCTTCGCGAGGCCATCGAGGTGCTGTGCGACGGCGAGGACTGGCCCGGCGAAGGCGCCGCCCGCCGCCCGGCGAAGAAGACCCGGGCGGCATCTTGA